The proteins below come from a single Pseudarthrobacter sp. SSS035 genomic window:
- a CDS encoding LysR substrate-binding domain-containing protein → MLDVRRLRLLRELKIRGTLAEVAEALQYSPSSVSQQLALLEKEVGVELLRKTGRRVQLTPQAEVLVAHTAQLLETMEQAEADLAASLTTVTGTVRIAVFQSAALALMPDTLSRMTAEYPEVRIEMIQREPETALHETWARDFDLVIAEQYPGHAAPRYPELDRIKLTTDAIRLAVPPAAPGRPPITSLEDTAALPWVMEPRGAASRHWAEQACRSAGFEPDVRFETADLQAQIRLIESGNAVALMPDLVWTGRGTTAQLLDLPGNPHRTVFTSVRRSSAQRPAILAARETLAATATSVARTDDGGASS, encoded by the coding sequence ATGCTCGATGTCCGGCGCCTGCGGCTTCTCCGCGAACTGAAAATCCGGGGCACCTTGGCGGAGGTGGCGGAGGCACTGCAGTACAGCCCGTCGTCGGTCTCCCAGCAGCTTGCCCTGCTGGAAAAGGAAGTGGGCGTGGAGCTGCTCCGGAAGACGGGGCGGCGCGTGCAGCTGACGCCCCAAGCTGAAGTCCTGGTGGCCCACACCGCCCAGCTGCTCGAAACCATGGAGCAGGCGGAAGCAGACCTGGCGGCGTCGCTGACCACTGTCACGGGAACCGTCCGGATCGCGGTGTTCCAGTCCGCGGCCCTGGCGCTGATGCCGGACACGCTCTCGCGGATGACGGCGGAGTACCCGGAGGTCCGGATTGAAATGATCCAGCGCGAACCCGAAACGGCACTTCATGAGACGTGGGCGCGCGATTTTGACCTGGTCATCGCCGAACAGTATCCGGGCCACGCCGCCCCGCGTTACCCGGAGCTGGACCGCATCAAGCTGACCACTGACGCGATCCGGCTGGCCGTTCCGCCCGCCGCTCCCGGCCGGCCGCCCATCACGTCGCTGGAAGATACTGCCGCGCTGCCCTGGGTTATGGAGCCCCGCGGCGCGGCCTCCCGGCACTGGGCGGAGCAGGCCTGCCGGAGTGCCGGGTTCGAACCCGATGTGCGCTTCGAAACTGCCGATCTCCAGGCGCAGATCAGGCTGATCGAGTCCGGAAATGCCGTGGCGCTGATGCCGGACCTCGTCTGGACCGGCCGCGGCACCACCGCCCAGCTGCTGGACCTGCCGGGCAACCCGCACCGCACCGTGTTCACATCCGTGCGCCGCTCCAGCGCGCAGCGGCCGGCCATCCTCGCCGCCCGCGAGACGCTGGCCGCCACCGCCACCTCAGTAGCAAGGACGGACGACGGCGGCGCATCCAGTTAG
- a CDS encoding amino acid permease, giving the protein MSTRDMSQSIMRRKPIDDIEEENKHSGLFKSLGLWQLTAIGVGGIIGVGIFSLAGLVAAGSEGNPGVGPAVLISFLVAGLASAAAALSYAEFAGMIPRAGSAYTYGYVALGEVIGWFIGWDLLLEYIAIVAVVAIGISGYFDAFLSGIGVNMPVWMTSTPDEGKGGIVNIPAIVVCLLVTWILSRGTKAFGRFELVAVAIKVILILFIIGLGVFYIDTNNYNPFMPSGFGPVLAGAATVFFAVFGYDAMSTAAEEATDGKKHMPKAIILSLIIAMLLYVAATLVLTGMQNYKDIDPKAGFASAFTGVGLPVIATIISVFAVLSILTVMLTFLLGVTRVWFSMSRDGLLPGWFAKTDRHGTPQRVTWIAGVASALLAGVFPIKAVADLTNIGILAAFVVVCFAVIVFRYKKPDAPRTFRLPLMPVIPAFGVLASAFLMFQLHWETWMRFGVWLVIGLAIYFFYGRKHSLMNPDSPRHEEIVEMHRPLT; this is encoded by the coding sequence ATGAGCACAAGAGATATGTCCCAGTCGATTATGCGGCGCAAGCCCATCGACGACATCGAAGAAGAAAACAAGCACAGCGGGCTGTTCAAGTCCCTCGGGCTCTGGCAGCTCACCGCCATTGGTGTCGGCGGCATCATCGGCGTCGGAATCTTCTCCCTCGCGGGCCTGGTGGCGGCGGGCAGTGAAGGAAACCCGGGGGTGGGGCCAGCGGTGCTGATCTCGTTCCTTGTCGCTGGTCTCGCATCCGCCGCGGCTGCCCTGTCCTACGCCGAGTTTGCAGGCATGATTCCGCGCGCAGGGTCCGCCTACACCTACGGCTACGTTGCTCTGGGTGAGGTGATTGGATGGTTCATCGGCTGGGACCTGCTGCTCGAATACATTGCCATTGTGGCCGTGGTGGCCATTGGCATTTCGGGGTACTTCGATGCCTTCCTGTCGGGAATCGGCGTTAACATGCCTGTCTGGATGACGTCCACGCCGGATGAGGGCAAGGGCGGCATCGTCAACATTCCCGCCATCGTGGTCTGCCTCCTGGTGACCTGGATCCTGTCCCGCGGCACCAAGGCATTCGGCCGTTTTGAACTCGTAGCCGTGGCCATCAAGGTCATCCTGATCCTGTTCATTATCGGCCTCGGCGTTTTCTACATCGACACCAACAACTACAACCCGTTTATGCCCAGCGGCTTTGGGCCGGTCCTGGCCGGTGCCGCGACCGTCTTCTTCGCGGTGTTCGGGTACGACGCCATGAGTACCGCGGCGGAAGAGGCAACCGACGGCAAGAAGCACATGCCGAAGGCCATCATCCTTTCGCTGATCATCGCCATGCTGCTCTACGTCGCTGCCACCCTCGTCCTGACCGGCATGCAGAACTACAAGGACATCGACCCCAAGGCCGGCTTCGCTTCCGCCTTCACCGGCGTGGGTCTGCCAGTCATCGCCACCATCATTTCGGTCTTCGCTGTCCTGTCCATCCTCACGGTGATGCTGACCTTCCTCCTGGGCGTCACGCGTGTCTGGTTCTCCATGAGCCGCGATGGCCTGCTGCCAGGCTGGTTCGCCAAGACGGACCGGCACGGAACCCCGCAGCGCGTTACCTGGATTGCCGGCGTCGCCTCCGCCCTGCTGGCCGGCGTGTTCCCCATCAAGGCCGTCGCGGACCTCACCAACATTGGCATCCTGGCCGCGTTCGTCGTCGTCTGCTTCGCCGTGATCGTGTTCCGCTACAAGAAGCCGGACGCTCCACGCACCTTCCGCCTGCCGCTGATGCCCGTTATTCCGGCCTTCGGTGTGCTGGCGTCCGCCTTCCTCATGTTCCAGCTGCACTGGGAGACCTGGATGCGCTTCGGCGTCTGGCTGGTTATCGGCCTGGCCATCTACTTCTTCTACGGCCGCAAGCACTCCCTGATGAACCCGGACAGTCCGCGGCACGAGGAGATCGTGGAGATGCACCGCCCCCTCACCTGA
- a CDS encoding bifunctional proline dehydrogenase/L-glutamate gamma-semialdehyde dehydrogenase, which produces MTHTATEATGQTDVPQARALAADTITLVRRWLTEASKVPVDASAEQLAGVLKDPNGLDFTVGFVDGVVRPEDLHVAARNLAALAPKVPAFLPWYMRSAVRLGGTMAPVLPQVVIPIARRVLREMVGHLIVDATDAKLGPAIAKIRKDGIKLNVNLLGEAVLGEHEASRRLAGTHTLLARPDVDYVSIKVSSTVAPHSAWAFEEAVEHVVEKLTPLFTKAASFAGAASGAGAAKKAKFINLDMEEYKDLDMTIAVFTRILEKPEFKNLEAGIVLQAYLPDALSAMIRLQDWAAERRANGGAAIKVRVVKGANLPMEHVESSLHDWPLATWHTKQDSDTNYKRVINYSLHPDRINNVRIGVAGHNLFDIAFAWLLAKQRGVESGIEFEMLLGMAQGQAEAVKKDVGSLLLYTPVVHPAEFDVAIAYLIRRLEEGASQDNFMSAVFELSENEVLFEREKQRFLASLDTLDDEVPPANRQQNRSLPPQPLPRDTFANTADTDPSLPANRTWGRAILDRVPTSTLGNAAVDAATISDADTLNTVIATAVEKGKAWGALTGDERAEILHRAGDVLEARRADLLEVMASETGKTIDQGDPEVSEAVDFAHYYAESARQLEKVDGATFVPAKLTVVTPPWNFPVAIPAGSTLAALAAGSAVVIKPAKQARRSGAVMIEALWEAGVPRDVLTMVQLGERELGQQLISHPSVDRVILTGGYETAELFRSFRKDLPLLAETSGKNAIIVTPSADLDLAAKDVAYSAFGHAGQKCSAASLVILVGSVAKSKRFHNQLVDAVTSLKVGYPQDPTSQMGPIIEPANGKLLNALTTLGEGETWAVEPKKLDETGRLWSPGVRYGVRRGSYFHLTEFFGPVLGVMTADTLEEAISIQNQIEYGLTAGLHSLNPDELGTWLDSVQAGNLYVNRGITGAIVQRQPFGGWKKSAVGAGTKAGGPNYLAGLGDWVSADASVTRAVTNAGVGRIQNAAAGELQPAEIESLQRSLGSDALAWADEFGTAKDVSGLSAERNIFRYRALPVTVRLSEGALLAHLVRTVAAGVLAGSALTVSTAVDLPAQLRTVLTGLDISVTVESDAGWLASAARLAAAGKLSGARIRLIGGDATALAEATDGRPDLAIYAHAVTEAGRVELLPFLHEQAISITAHRFGTPNHLSDGLI; this is translated from the coding sequence ATGACTCACACTGCAACGGAAGCCACCGGACAGACAGACGTCCCGCAGGCCCGTGCCCTCGCGGCGGACACCATCACCCTGGTGCGCCGCTGGCTGACCGAGGCTTCCAAAGTTCCCGTTGACGCCTCGGCCGAGCAGCTCGCCGGTGTGCTGAAGGACCCGAACGGCCTGGACTTCACCGTTGGCTTCGTGGACGGCGTGGTCCGTCCCGAAGACCTGCATGTGGCTGCCCGCAACCTCGCCGCCCTGGCGCCCAAGGTCCCGGCGTTCTTGCCCTGGTACATGCGCAGCGCCGTCCGCCTCGGCGGCACCATGGCCCCGGTCCTGCCGCAGGTGGTCATCCCGATCGCCCGCCGCGTGCTCCGCGAAATGGTGGGCCACCTGATCGTCGACGCCACCGACGCCAAGCTGGGCCCGGCCATCGCCAAGATCCGCAAGGACGGCATCAAGCTCAACGTGAACCTCCTCGGCGAGGCCGTCCTCGGCGAACACGAGGCTTCCCGCCGGCTCGCGGGGACGCACACGCTCCTGGCCCGCCCGGACGTGGACTACGTCTCCATCAAGGTTTCCTCCACCGTGGCCCCGCACTCAGCCTGGGCTTTCGAGGAGGCCGTGGAGCACGTGGTCGAGAAGCTCACCCCGCTGTTCACCAAGGCCGCGTCCTTCGCGGGCGCTGCGTCAGGCGCTGGCGCGGCGAAGAAGGCCAAGTTCATCAACCTGGACATGGAGGAATACAAGGACCTGGACATGACCATCGCGGTCTTCACCAGGATCCTGGAGAAGCCCGAGTTCAAGAACCTGGAAGCCGGCATCGTGCTGCAGGCCTACCTGCCCGACGCCCTTTCCGCCATGATCCGCCTGCAGGACTGGGCCGCCGAACGCCGCGCCAACGGCGGAGCCGCGATCAAGGTCCGTGTGGTCAAGGGCGCCAACCTGCCCATGGAACACGTGGAATCCTCGCTGCACGACTGGCCGCTGGCCACCTGGCACACCAAACAGGATTCGGACACCAACTACAAGCGCGTCATCAACTACTCGCTGCACCCGGACCGGATCAACAACGTCCGGATCGGCGTGGCCGGCCACAACCTCTTCGACATCGCCTTCGCCTGGCTGCTCGCGAAGCAGCGCGGCGTGGAGTCCGGCATCGAATTCGAGATGCTGCTCGGCATGGCGCAGGGCCAGGCTGAAGCGGTCAAGAAGGACGTCGGCTCGCTGCTGCTGTACACCCCGGTGGTGCACCCGGCCGAGTTCGACGTCGCCATCGCCTACCTGATCCGCCGCCTCGAAGAGGGCGCCAGCCAGGACAACTTCATGTCCGCCGTGTTTGAACTCAGTGAAAACGAAGTGCTGTTCGAGCGCGAGAAGCAGCGCTTCCTCGCCTCCCTGGACACGCTCGACGACGAGGTCCCCCCGGCCAACCGGCAGCAGAACCGCAGCCTCCCGCCGCAGCCCCTGCCGCGTGACACGTTCGCGAACACCGCGGACACCGACCCGTCGCTGCCCGCCAACCGCACCTGGGGCCGGGCCATCCTGGACCGTGTCCCGACCTCCACGCTGGGCAACGCCGCCGTCGACGCCGCCACCATCAGTGACGCGGATACCCTCAACACCGTCATCGCCACCGCCGTCGAGAAGGGCAAGGCCTGGGGCGCCCTGACCGGCGACGAGCGCGCCGAGATCCTGCACCGCGCCGGCGACGTCCTCGAAGCCCGCCGCGCCGACCTCCTGGAGGTCATGGCCAGCGAAACCGGCAAAACCATCGACCAGGGCGATCCCGAGGTCAGCGAAGCCGTGGACTTCGCCCACTACTACGCCGAGTCCGCCCGGCAGCTGGAAAAGGTCGACGGCGCCACGTTCGTCCCAGCCAAACTCACCGTGGTGACCCCGCCGTGGAACTTCCCGGTGGCCATCCCGGCAGGGTCCACCCTCGCGGCACTCGCCGCCGGCTCCGCCGTCGTGATCAAACCCGCGAAGCAGGCCCGCCGCAGCGGTGCCGTGATGATCGAAGCACTCTGGGAAGCCGGTGTCCCGCGCGACGTGCTGACCATGGTCCAGCTCGGAGAGCGTGAACTCGGCCAGCAGCTGATCTCCCACCCGTCCGTGGACCGCGTGATCCTGACCGGCGGCTACGAGACCGCCGAGCTGTTCCGCTCCTTCCGCAAGGACCTGCCGCTGCTGGCCGAGACGAGCGGCAAAAACGCCATCATCGTCACGCCGAGCGCGGATCTGGACCTGGCCGCCAAGGACGTGGCGTACTCCGCGTTCGGCCATGCCGGCCAGAAGTGCTCGGCAGCATCACTGGTGATCCTGGTGGGCTCTGTTGCCAAGTCCAAGCGCTTCCACAACCAGCTCGTCGACGCCGTCACCTCGCTGAAGGTGGGTTACCCGCAGGACCCCACCAGCCAGATGGGCCCCATCATCGAGCCCGCCAACGGCAAGCTCCTGAACGCGCTCACCACCCTGGGCGAAGGCGAAACCTGGGCCGTGGAACCGAAGAAGCTCGACGAAACCGGCCGCCTGTGGAGCCCCGGCGTACGCTACGGCGTCCGCCGCGGATCATACTTCCACCTCACGGAATTCTTCGGACCGGTCCTCGGCGTCATGACCGCTGACACGCTCGAAGAGGCCATCTCCATCCAGAACCAGATCGAATACGGCCTCACCGCCGGCCTGCACTCCCTGAACCCGGACGAGCTCGGCACCTGGCTGGACTCCGTCCAGGCCGGCAACCTCTACGTGAACCGCGGCATCACCGGCGCCATCGTGCAGCGCCAGCCCTTCGGCGGCTGGAAGAAATCCGCCGTCGGCGCCGGAACCAAGGCCGGCGGACCCAACTACCTCGCCGGCCTCGGCGACTGGGTCAGCGCGGACGCGTCAGTCACGCGGGCCGTCACCAACGCGGGCGTGGGCCGCATCCAGAACGCCGCCGCAGGCGAACTGCAGCCGGCTGAGATTGAGTCGCTGCAGCGCTCCCTCGGGTCCGATGCCCTGGCCTGGGCCGACGAGTTCGGCACCGCCAAGGACGTTTCCGGCCTGAGCGCGGAACGGAACATCTTCCGCTACCGCGCGCTGCCGGTCACTGTGCGGCTCTCCGAAGGTGCCCTGCTGGCCCACCTCGTGCGGACCGTCGCGGCCGGTGTCCTGGCCGGCTCAGCACTGACCGTGTCCACCGCCGTCGACCTTCCCGCACAGCTGCGCACCGTGCTCACCGGGCTGGACATTTCGGTCACTGTGGAGTCGGACGCCGGCTGGCTGGCTTCGGCGGCACGCCTCGCGGCGGCGGGCAAACTGTCCGGCGCGCGGATCCGCCTGATCGGCGGCGACGCCACCGCCCTCGCCGAGGCCACGGACGGGCGCCCGGACCTGGCGATCTACGCCCACGCGGTCACGGAGGCCGGACGGGTAGAGCTGCTGCCGTTCCTGCACGAGCAGGCCATCAGCATCACGGCCCACCGCTTCGGCACCCCGAACCACCTTTCCGATGGGCTGATCTAG
- a CDS encoding tyrosine-type recombinase/integrase — MAAARPFADMLARFLTVHLPVTRDCSRNTISAYRDAFTLFLRFMEDRLAIPPDRVSFTDFTTPNVAAFLDWLRTDRGCSSATANQRLAALKSFFRYVQTEAPEQIAQAQQVFSLKAAQAPEPAIDYLPLEAIGLLLEHAKRRGPRDLALLTTLYDTAARVQEACDLSYADLHLEKPASATLTGKGRKTRVVPLTQQAAVILAQHVGTLPQDPSGPVFANRANQRLGRAGAAYILAKSAQAAHADRPELVPTTVSPHVLRHSKAMHLLENGVNLIYIRDILGHASVITTEIYAKASPEMKRQAIEAAAAKVLGTSNYDQTARRDLLAWLRQAI, encoded by the coding sequence ATGGCTGCCGCCCGCCCTTTCGCCGACATGCTGGCCCGGTTCCTCACCGTCCACCTGCCCGTCACCCGGGACTGTTCCAGGAACACCATCTCCGCCTATCGGGACGCGTTCACGCTGTTCCTGCGGTTCATGGAAGACCGGTTGGCGATCCCGCCGGACAGGGTCTCCTTCACAGACTTCACCACGCCGAACGTGGCGGCCTTCCTCGATTGGCTGCGCACCGACAGGGGCTGCTCCTCCGCCACCGCCAACCAGCGCCTGGCGGCGTTGAAATCGTTCTTCCGATACGTTCAAACCGAAGCCCCCGAGCAAATCGCACAGGCCCAACAAGTCTTCAGCCTCAAAGCCGCCCAAGCTCCCGAGCCCGCCATAGACTACCTGCCCCTGGAAGCGATCGGGCTGCTGCTGGAGCACGCCAAACGTCGCGGACCGCGCGACCTGGCGCTGCTGACGACCCTTTACGACACCGCGGCCAGAGTCCAGGAAGCCTGCGATCTGTCATATGCCGATCTTCATCTCGAGAAACCCGCCAGCGCGACTCTCACCGGAAAGGGCCGCAAAACCAGGGTCGTTCCACTGACACAACAGGCCGCCGTGATCCTTGCCCAGCACGTCGGCACACTGCCTCAAGACCCCTCCGGTCCGGTGTTTGCCAACAGAGCCAATCAACGGCTGGGACGCGCCGGCGCCGCTTACATACTCGCCAAAAGCGCCCAGGCCGCGCACGCCGACCGTCCCGAACTCGTCCCCACGACCGTTTCGCCCCATGTCCTGCGCCATTCGAAGGCCATGCATCTACTGGAAAACGGCGTCAATCTGATCTACATCCGCGACATACTCGGCCACGCCTCCGTCATCACCACCGAGATCTACGCCAAAGCCAGCCCGGAAATGAAACGCCAAGCCATCGAAGCAGCCGCCGCGAAGGTACTCGGAACAAGCAACTACGACCAGACCGCCCGGCGGGATCTGCTGGCCTGGCTCCGCCAAGCGATCTGA
- a CDS encoding tyrosine-type recombinase/integrase: MAVEIIPDGAFPELFSEFVEYKRNLGYVYPKSRLYLVRRLSRFLAGQDGDERVLTRDAVEVFVRPGDGESTGSIAGRRGIVRQFALFLRWKGIEAWVLPDRVRPRQSSAFIPRIITADEMARIIACADARPASRCGPQTQPVYAMVVRLLWCCGLRIGETLSLRIGDVDLADAVITVHKAKHNRTRLVPMSESLAAYARRYVVAVGLIPEDRGAWFFPSPRGGRYNPGSVTAHIQGLMLQADVTTASGRAPRSHDLRHSYAVACLGKMQASGVDVYAALPLLATYMGHADIVSAEYYLRLDPSAWGSIDQVMEGAYAGVFPNEEV, from the coding sequence ATGGCCGTTGAGATCATTCCCGACGGGGCGTTCCCAGAGTTGTTCAGCGAGTTCGTCGAGTACAAGAGGAACCTGGGCTACGTCTATCCGAAAAGCCGCCTCTACCTCGTCAGGCGCCTGTCGAGATTCCTCGCCGGGCAAGACGGAGACGAGCGGGTGCTGACCAGGGACGCGGTCGAGGTCTTCGTCCGGCCGGGCGATGGAGAGTCCACTGGGTCGATCGCGGGCCGGCGCGGTATCGTCCGTCAGTTCGCCTTGTTCCTCCGGTGGAAGGGAATCGAGGCATGGGTGCTGCCGGACCGAGTGCGGCCGCGCCAATCCAGCGCGTTCATTCCCCGGATCATTACGGCTGACGAGATGGCCCGGATCATCGCCTGCGCCGACGCTCGTCCCGCATCGCGGTGCGGACCGCAAACCCAGCCGGTCTACGCGATGGTTGTCCGCTTGCTGTGGTGCTGCGGGCTGCGGATCGGCGAGACGCTGTCTCTGCGGATCGGCGACGTGGACCTGGCCGATGCCGTCATCACCGTCCACAAAGCGAAGCACAACCGGACCAGGTTGGTGCCGATGTCCGAGTCTTTGGCGGCATACGCCCGCCGCTACGTGGTTGCTGTCGGCCTTATCCCCGAAGATCGGGGGGCGTGGTTCTTCCCCTCCCCACGAGGCGGGCGCTACAACCCGGGCTCGGTCACCGCGCACATTCAGGGGTTGATGCTCCAAGCGGACGTCACTACCGCCTCGGGTCGTGCTCCGCGTTCTCATGACCTGAGGCATTCGTATGCGGTGGCCTGCCTGGGGAAGATGCAGGCCTCCGGGGTGGACGTTTACGCGGCACTGCCTTTGCTGGCGACCTATATGGGACACGCCGACATCGTCTCAGCGGAGTATTACCTGCGCCTCGACCCGTCAGCCTGGGGCAGCATCGATCAGGTCATGGAAGGCGCCTACGCGGGCGTATTCCCCAACGAGGAGGTGTGA
- a CDS encoding tyrosine-type recombinase/integrase — translation MSDVSELTAQAAAFMVQAGYSPGSRASYQRVWNQFGEYCAESGIRHPDREAAARFCVAAGADGVEQWQVFCRRAVGCLFDVAETGRFALRAGRGKIPVPEVFTAEFEVYAAQLAGCGLAEATIRGKTGMLRRFLAFLADLGVPEVAALSVLDVSAYVRSLAPMAAFSRAGQLYFLREYLRFAVRQHGADPALGSMFPVIVTDKDAVLPSVYRRGEVAGALAEAGSASESPLRDRVVMLLASLLGMRSGDIKGLRFDQIDWANRRLSLIQHKSGQRLDLPLPEECALAIIDYWKNERRQVEDPHLLVRQRAPHQPPTAGNHFHQVVAGCFDRAGVETAGRHRGLHSLRHSVAVGMLEAGTPYPVIGAVLGHANANTTRRYLRVNVADLRPLALEVPNGR, via the coding sequence ATGTCTGACGTTAGCGAGTTGACGGCCCAAGCGGCCGCGTTCATGGTGCAGGCCGGCTACTCGCCTGGCTCTCGCGCCAGCTACCAGCGGGTGTGGAATCAGTTCGGGGAGTACTGCGCCGAAAGCGGGATTCGACATCCGGATCGGGAGGCCGCTGCTCGGTTCTGCGTGGCTGCCGGCGCGGATGGCGTTGAGCAGTGGCAGGTGTTCTGCCGCCGGGCGGTGGGCTGCTTGTTCGATGTGGCAGAGACGGGCCGGTTTGCGTTGCGGGCCGGGCGTGGGAAGATCCCGGTGCCCGAGGTGTTCACGGCGGAGTTCGAGGTGTATGCCGCGCAGTTGGCGGGATGCGGGCTGGCCGAGGCGACCATCCGCGGCAAGACCGGGATGCTGCGCCGGTTCTTGGCGTTCCTGGCGGATTTGGGGGTGCCGGAGGTGGCGGCGCTCAGCGTCCTGGACGTGTCCGCCTACGTCCGCTCGCTGGCGCCGATGGCCGCCTTCAGTCGCGCGGGCCAGCTGTATTTCCTGCGCGAGTATCTGCGGTTCGCGGTGCGACAGCACGGCGCCGATCCTGCCCTGGGCTCCATGTTCCCGGTGATCGTCACCGACAAGGACGCGGTCCTGCCTTCGGTCTACCGGCGGGGCGAGGTCGCCGGGGCCTTGGCGGAGGCCGGGAGCGCGTCCGAGTCACCGCTGCGGGACAGGGTGGTGATGCTGCTCGCCTCGCTGCTGGGGATGCGATCGGGAGACATCAAGGGACTGCGGTTCGACCAGATCGACTGGGCGAACCGGCGGCTGTCCTTGATCCAGCATAAGAGCGGCCAGCGGCTCGACCTGCCACTTCCGGAGGAATGCGCGCTGGCGATCATCGACTACTGGAAGAACGAGCGCCGGCAGGTCGAGGATCCGCACCTGCTGGTGCGCCAAAGAGCCCCGCACCAACCGCCCACGGCGGGCAACCACTTTCACCAGGTGGTTGCCGGGTGCTTCGACCGTGCTGGGGTCGAGACAGCTGGCAGGCACCGCGGCCTGCACTCATTGCGGCATTCTGTCGCGGTCGGGATGCTCGAGGCTGGGACACCTTATCCGGTGATCGGCGCTGTGCTGGGCCATGCCAATGCGAACACCACTCGCAGATATCTCAGGGTCAACGTCGCCGACCTTCGCCCGTTGGCGTTGGAGGTGCCCAATGGCCGTTGA
- a CDS encoding IS630 family transposase: MANVGRPKAPLELSDEERETLSRWARRAKSAQALATRSKIVLGSAEGLSNVEVGARCGVEPHTVAKWRRRFLERRLDGLVDDPRPGRPASITSDQVEDVVVATLESTPKNATHWSRAKMAERSGLSKSTIGRIWKAFELKPHRADGFKLSNDPLFVEKVYDVVGLYLNPPESAVVLSVDELCEASHNSSDVKSSVM; the protein is encoded by the coding sequence GAACTGTCGGATGAAGAGCGGGAAACGCTGTCCCGGTGGGCCCGCAGAGCGAAATCGGCACAGGCGCTGGCCACGCGATCGAAGATCGTGCTGGGCAGCGCCGAGGGACTGAGCAACGTGGAGGTGGGCGCCCGGTGCGGAGTGGAACCTCATACCGTGGCGAAGTGGCGGCGCCGCTTCCTGGAGCGCCGGCTGGACGGGCTGGTTGATGATCCCAGGCCCGGCCGTCCTGCCAGCATCACCAGCGATCAGGTCGAGGATGTCGTGGTGGCGACGCTGGAATCGACGCCGAAGAACGCCACGCACTGGTCACGGGCGAAGATGGCAGAGCGGTCGGGGCTGTCGAAGTCAACGATTGGGCGGATCTGGAAGGCGTTCGAACTCAAACCCCACCGCGCCGACGGGTTCAAGCTCTCCAACGACCCCCTCTTCGTGGAGAAGGTCTATGACGTCGTGGGACTCTACCTCAACCCGCCCGAATCCGCGGTGGTGCTATCCGTGGATGAGTTATGCGAAGCTTCGCATAACTCGTCTGATGTGAAGTCATCGGTTATGTGA